One genomic region from Fusarium keratoplasticum isolate Fu6.1 chromosome 14, whole genome shotgun sequence encodes:
- a CDS encoding Cycloeucalenol cycloisomerase: protein MTQPLKRTIPPRQSLEDEKLWTERVILAQSPFWIIAVALVISTGVPRHWNDIEYLLFSTTVAAPSVVLPALLSSRRDLNHRPWSHRYWLKLNVWVAVVVCFGTYFGSHYFFDAVGLRYIFNVDWNFSWVIVGKSRQEVPVFMYPLTHAYFMTYFTSMMAVERKIVRRLQLGWIGRQALVPVLSYGLAFAEIFVMAKNHGLAEVQVFGNGSPGSADRDIYNARALINRDKLNGYTPTAALIKLFDEMDVPYVVKWADDEPSRLVGLVWTFSYCLQIWKRFPEIISFDNTYNTNRFKLPLFQATG, encoded by the exons ATGACACAACCATTAAAACGCACAATCCCGCCACGTCAGAGTCTCGAGGACGAAAAGCTATGGACAGAACGCGTCATTTTGGCTCAAAGCCCGTTTTGGATCATTGCTGTCGCCTTGGTTATATCGACGGGCGTTCCGCGCCATTGGAACGATATCGAATATCTACTCTTCTCAACGACGGTTGCAGCACCATCCGTTGTGCTCCCCGCTCTCCTATCTTCTCGTCGCGACCTCAACCATCGACCATGGTCGCACCGATACTGGCTCAAGCTCAATGTTTGggtcgctgtcgtcgtctGTTTTGGGACGTACTTTGGTTCTCACTATTTCTTCGACGCCGTGGGCCTGCGCTACATCTTCAACGTTGACTGGAACTTTAGTTGGGTTATTGTCGGGAAGAGCAGGCAGGAGGTTCCCGTGTTTATGTATCCCCTTACACATGCCTACTTTATGACCTACTTCACCAGCATGATGGCTGTTGAGCGAAAAATTGTCCGCAGACTACAGCTCGGGTGGATTGGGCGACAGGCACTTGTCCCGGTACTTTCATATGGTCTGGCGTTTGCGGAGATCTTCGTGATGGCTA AGAACCACGGCCTAGCAGAGGTGCAGGTCTTTGGCAATGGAAGTCCCGGAAGTGCGGAT AGAGACATCTATAACGCCCGGGCTCTCATCAATCGAGACAAGTTGAATGGCTACACTCCCACTGCAGCACTGATCAAGCTatttgatgagatggacgTTCCTTACGTCGTTAAGTGGGCGGATGATGAGCCAAGCCGcctcgttggccttgtctggACCTTTTCCTACTGTCTCCAGATATGGAAGCGGTTTCCCGAGATCATCAGCTTCGACAACACATACAACACCAACCGCTTCAAGCTTCCGTTATTCCAGGCAACAGGATAG